In Candidatus Hydrogenedentota bacterium, the DNA window TGTCCGGATACCACATATTACAACTATGTTGATCCGCATTGTCCATGGCCTTCACGGATCGATGCATGAACAATACGAAGTCGGCTTGCATTAGGCTCTGAAAGCTAACGCCGCAGCCACTGGATCGTTGCTGGAGCAAATCGGATCTAATAGACAGGCGATTATTCAATTGCAGTCGACTCTTTCGATGATCGAGCGTTCTCATTTCCTGCCAAAAAATGTCGAAGGAGAGCATGTTCTCGTCTCCGAGATTACGAGGCCTTTCTACGTAGTAAAGTGTGTTCAGTAGGTGCGCAGTTGTCTCAAATTTCTCATTCTTGAGAAGGCAGGCGACTGCATATAGAAAGAGTTCTTGGATGATAAAGCGATAGACATCCAAGTGCCCATCATTCCACTGTTGGCAATTGATCGGCGGCTGCAAATAAGGCACCAAGGACTCGAAAAACCTATGAAGGAGGTCCGATGAGTTCCCGTCTTGCGTGTATCTTGCAAGAGTCTGAAACAGCTCGATAGCTTCGTTTCTGAATGGAAGAAACTGCTCAAGGGCATTGATCACAGCTTCATCAATAGGTTCTGGGTTCCCTTCGATACGTAGAATTTCGAGATTCTTCACAAGGGTCTCGAGATAGTCCTCGGTGATTACTCGCCACAACGCCTTCTCAGAACGTATGGCTTCCATGGCAGCTCTAAGTTTGGAGGATGTTCCGAGCGAAATTGGTGAGTCGTCGGTGATGTAGGCCGGTGCGCGACCAGGGTCTGGTCTTACGTGCAATGGTTTGTCAAACGCCCATCGCAGGAGTCGCTCAAAACCGCCAGCGTAATGCTCGTCGCTGAGGTCTATATAGAGCCGAGACTTGTAGTAGGACGGTAAGTAAGGGTTGCCTTCTTCGTCGCGTTCTGCAAGCACTGCGACGAATTTTCCTTGTTCCGTCTTTCCGTATAGTTCCGGTGTAATTATCTGCGCCTCGGCTCCGACACCTCCGCTTCGTCTGTCAGCCTTTTCCGCGTAGCCTTTGTCGCAGATCAGAAGGACTTTCTGGACATCTGGGTCGGAAACCATTCTTTCCATGAATGCGAAGGTGTCTTGCCCTTCTTTGAGGTCCCACTTGTCCAAGATGGCGTTTATGCCGTTTTCTTCAAGTGCAATGGCTAACTGAAGTACCCATTCTTCATGAGTTTCTGTGGTCCAACTGTAGGAAATGAATACCTTCGGCCTTCTGATCGGCATATATCCGCCCCTGTCATTACTTGTCGCTTTGGTGGAATTCAAAACTTAGAGTGCTTCGATGTGGCCGAGATTATACACTACTATGCCAAATTCACACTTAAGAGACTTCGTCCAGCACCCTGAAGAGCTAAATAGTGCGTAAGAGTGGGGCGATTCGGTTCACAACTACTCGACATCCTTCACGCACCGGAAGCCCGTCAGGTAGTTGCTGCTGTCGTCCACGGGCAGGTAGAAGCGGTGGGCGCAGCGCATGTGGGCGGGGTCGTTGAAGGTCGTGCCGCCCTTGAGCACTTTGTATTGCTCGCCGTATTTGTCGGAGGGGATGGGGTTGCCGGGGTAGGGCTTATACCAGCTGCTGGTCCATTCCATGGCGCCGCCGGCCATGTCGTAGCAGCCGTAGGGGCTCTTCGGTTTGGCGATGGTCTCGCCGATGCCCTTGTTTCGATCGTACTGGATGAAGGTTGGGTCGTAGCTGTCGCCCCAGGGGAACATGCGCCCGTCGATGCCGCGCGCGGTCTTTTCCCATTCCTGCTCCGTGGGCAGGCGCTTGCCGAGGGACTTCGCATAGGCGTCCGCCTGTTCCCAGGTGACGATCGCGGGGAAGTTCTCGCGGCCTTCGCGGAAGCTGTGCTCCGGGTCAAATTGCTTGAAGTCCGCGTTGCTCACTTCGTATTCGTCGATGAAGAATTCGCCCGTGGTGGCGATGTGCCGGGGGGATTCGTCGGCGTCGCCCACCTCGCTGCCCATGATGAACTCGCCCGCGGGCACGTGGACCATGCCGGCGGGGGGCTTGGGGGTGTCTTCGGCGAGGGCGGGAGCGGCGGCGAGGAGGAGTAGGGCGAGTAACGCGGTGAGTGATCGGGCTGGGTGTGAGCTTTTCATTTCGGCAATCCTTGAGGAGCGCGGGTTCTATCTCTTGGGTCAGTCGCCGCCGGAGCGGCTGGTTCGGCATGCCCACGGGGGACCGTGGGAACGAGTGAAAAACGTCGAAGAATATTCGTGTGAATTCGTGTCCATTCGTGGTTGAAAAAATCACCACGCGGGGTCGATGAACCCGTGGTAGCGCCCGAACCAGTAATTGCGGATGATCTCGGCCGCGTGGTTCTCCTGTTCCGCCTCCACCATCACGGTCGAGCCGTCCGCCTGCTCCACCGGGAAGGCGCTTTTCCAGCGGCGCATGCCTTCCATGCCCTTCAGCGCCTCGATCACCTTGGGCGTCACCGCCGCGCGATCGCCCGTGAGCGCCGCGTAGACCATGGGGAACCACATCTCGGGCTCCCGCGTATAGTCGAGCTGCGCCCAGGTGTACTGGTGGCGGTTGAGGGACATCGTGTACTTATTGATAAGCGACGGGTCCGTCTCGTGGGGTAGGAGTTGCAGAAAGCTCTTGCAGGCCAGCTTGTCGTCCCAGATCACATTCCACTCGTCCGGCCAGATGGTCTTGGCCAGGATCGCGTGGTCGTCGTAGCCGTGCTTCTCGATGAGCATGCGGTAGGCCGCGCGGTAGCGATCCTTGCCCGTGATGCGCCAGGTCGTCTTCAGGGCGGCGAGTATTTCCAGTGAATTCAGCGGCTGGCGCGGCAGGTCCGGACAGAAGTTGCCCCAGAGCGTCATCTTGTTGTCCACGTCCACCAGCTTGAAGTTGAAATCCACCACCCGGCCCACGAAGCGGTCCAGAATCCCCGCCACGATGGCCTTGTGCTCGTCCTCCACCGCCAGGTCGTAATAGAGCCCCAGCATGTAGCAAAGGTCCACAAACTTGTCGCTGCTCAGGTCGCCCTCCCAGCGGTAGCCCGGCATGGACGTGCTCTCGTGCCATTCAATCGGGAAGAAGTGGTGTTTCTCGTGCCAGAGGGGTTTGTCCGTCTTGTTGAACGACCGCGCGAAGACGCCCGGCACGCCGGTGACCTTTTCCAGCTTCTCGATGCCCGCGAGGATATCGTGACACTGCTGGCGGTGTTCCGGATCCTTCGTGATCGCGTAGCGGTAGCAATAGGCCGCCAGCATCTCGCCCGTCACCTCGATGCAGTCCTCCTGGCTCCCCACCAGCGGCGCCTCCGCGCCCACCGGCGGAAAGATGACGTGCTGCATGAACACGCCCTCGTTGATGTGGTTCCCGCGCATGAGCGCGTCGTACATCGCCACGCGCTTGTGCAGCGGGTCGTCCGGGGCGGGGAAGACGTTCACCTGCTGGGCCGGTGCGGCCAGGGAGAGTGTGCCTGCAAACAGCAGCAGGCTGTATTTGGAAAACATGGAGCTACTCCTCGAAATTGAATCGATAGCGTAGCATCGGGTTGATTGCGTCGGCAACGTAATCGGCCAATTGCGTCTTCCGGTTGCGCCTTTTGCTCGCTGTGGCGATATAAGGAGTAGAATTCAACACGAGTCGAATGTACAGGAACCCATTGTGAACGTGAACGATGCCGAGCTATTTGACCGCTGGCGGCAACGCCGCGACGCGGATGCATTCGCGGAGATCGTGTCCCGCCACGCGGACATGGTTTATGGGGCGTGCCTCCGCGTGTTGGGCAATGCCTCCGACGCGGAAGACGCGGCGCAGGAGTGCTTTGTAGCCCTCATGGGCTGCCGCCCGACGGTGCGCGGATCCCTCGCGCCGTGGCTGCACACCGTGGCGCGGCGGCGCGCGTTGGACCTGCTGAGGAGCGAGGGGCGTCGCCGCCGGCGCGAAGTGATATGCGTGGAGACGAGCGCGGCGGACGCGGAGGACGCGAGGTGCGACACGGCGGATCTACTTGCCTGGATCGACGAGGCCATCGATGAACTGCCCGAGTCACTTCGCACGCCGGTCGTGGAGCGCTTTCTGGCGGGGCGCACGCACCGGGAAATCGCCGTGGAGGCCGGGGTGTCCGAGGCCACCGTACGGCACCGTATTGGCAAGGGCGTCGAGCAGATTCGAAAGGCGCTCTCGCGGCGCGGGGCGAGCATGTGTACGGCGGCGTTAATTGGAATCCTGGGGACAGAATTGTCCGGGGCGGCCCCACTGGCATTGCGGGTTACGTTGGGAAAAATGGCAATTGCAACCCCGGGGACCGCAAATGCCGTCGCCTGGGCCGGCGCAGGAGGTTTGTTGATCGTGAAAAAGACCGTTGCCGCGGCGGGTATCGCTGCGTTCCTGGCCATCGCCGCTCTAACGGCGCTCGTCGGAATAAAGGCGCCGGAATCCCCTGAAAACAGGACGGAGACCGTCGGTGGAGGAAGTGTAACCGGCGAACCGACACCAACTGAATTGGCGCCGAATGCGGGGGCGTGGCTTTCAAACTTAGTTCCGGCGGATGCCGGCGATGAAGCCGCTGCCGATGCCGCGGAGCAAGAACGGTTGGAGCGCCTTCTCTTTCCGCAACTGGACGACAGCCCCTGGACCATCGAAGGTCGCGTGACGGATGCCCGGGCCATGCCCGTGCCGGAAGCTCTTGTCAGTGCCTTTCCGGTAGGCCGTTCCCCGCTGGAGACCACGCATACAAGGGCCGACAACCAGGGATACTACAAGGTGGGCCTGCACCGGGATGGGCTGTACCGCGTGTCGGCCCACAAGGGATTGATGAGCCCGGAGCGCCGCGACGAGGTGCGTGCGGGCAGCACCGGCGTGGATTTTGTCTTGCAGGAGATTGGCGCCGTCGCGGGCCGGGTCGTGGATGCGGATACCCGGAGACCCGTGACAAACTTTCGCATCGGGCACCTCGGGTTTCACGCCCGGGACCCGGCCGAGTGGCTGAAATTCCGGTCCTTCCATGATGACAACGGCGAATTCCGCCTGGAGCGCGTGGAAGCGGGCGAGGCGACGATTTTCGCGCGCGCGGAAGGCTACGTGCCCGCGCGCGCCCACGTTGACGATGTGCCCCCCGGCGGAACCCGGCGTGACGTGGTCATCGCACTGGAGCCGGGCCACGCCCTGGAGGGTATCGTGCGGGACCCCGATGGCGCGCGGGTGGACGGAGCGGAAGTCGTCGCCGACGACGGGGACTATCCGATACCGGGCCAGAATGGCCCAAAGGCGTGGACGGACAGCGAGGGCCAATTTCAATTCGCGGATCTGTCCGACAAGTCCTATACGTTCTACGCGCGCCACGACCGGTACGCCAGCGGCATTGCCACCGCGAACCCGGCGGAGAGTGACTTCGTGGAAATCGTGCTGGCCGATGGCGCGTCGGTGGAGGGCGTAGTGTCGCTCGGCGGCATTCCCGAAAGCGACGCTTCCATATCGGTGGCGGAAGAATCCGGCTTGCACCACGCGGCGCGATCCGACGCGGAAGGGTACTACCGGGTCCACGGCCTCACCCCCGGGACAGTCCGCGTTCAGGGCGGCATCGGCCCCGTCCAGAACCCGACCCGCCGCAGCCGTTCGGTCGAAATTGAGGTCCGCGCGGGCGAAGTCGCCGTGGCGGATCTGGACTTCCCGCCCGCCACGGCCTCGCTGGAAGGCAACATTTACGGCGTGGACATGGAACCCGCACAGGCCTCGATAACCGTGGTGGTCGATACAGGCGATGCACAAGAGCAATTTCACGCACCCCGCCAACAGGGCCATTACATCTTCGAGAAGCTCCCCGCCGGACCGGCGACCGTGCTCGCCCGCTGGGTCATGGACCACACCCTGGCCAAACGCGATTGGATTGAATTGGAGGCGGGGAAAGAAAACGTGCACGACGTCTATCTCGACACGGGTTACGCCGTAACGTGCGATGTGCGGGGCGTGAACCCGGAGATTGAGAAGGTGTGGCTTTTCGCCATCCCACGGGACAATTATCCGGTTGCAGCGGAGTCCGGCGAACCCGCAAACGCCGCCCTGGCGCGTGCCGCCGCGTCCCACACCATCGTGGGACCCGGGGAGTCCGTGAATCTCGGGGGCTTGGCGCCGGGAACGTATGTGATTGTGGCCTGTGGTCAGTGGTTGGATGTCGAAGGCGGCCCTGATAAGGAACCACCGGTTGTACAGCAGGAAATCACGCTTGATGGACAAACCAGTCAACCAACGGTTTCCCTGGTGTTGGAAGGAGGATGACCCGTGGGCATCCTCCTGAGACCGTGGCGGCAACTGTAAATCGACATCAGTGATCCGTGCCGCCATCGTTCTATAGGCCGTTGCCCTCCGCAGCCGATCTCAGCTGCTGGCCCCGGAAAAAACAGTGGAAATGGCCTCCCACCGTATGCTATGCTTTTCGACACCTTAAGGCGGTGTAGCTCAGTTGGTTAGAGCATCGGAATCATAATCCGAGTGTCCGCGGTTCGAGTCCGTGCACCGCTACCATAACAATACCAAGGACTTACGACATGTTCGTGAGTCCTTTTTCTATGCCCGAAATGGCCCCGTGTGACAATCCTGTGACAACTGCGGCTTGCCACGGGCGATGGACGCGGATGGGCGGAGCGGTTGCGTTACACGGAGGCGCGCCATTGTCTCGCTTCTCGAATGAGATGGCGTTAATTCTGGATTTTGGTTTACCTCAGAATTTGCTTGAACTTTGTTCGGTATTGGTGTACTTTTAGCCGTTGCCTAAAGCCTTGGCGGGCGTGTGGCGCGGTTGCCGCCGCCGGGCCGGGGCGGATCTGGCGTGAAAGGTTGCCATGCTTTCTGAGGCCGTCGAGGATTACCTCAAAGCCATTTACACCATTGCGGATGGTGAGACTCCGGTCAGTACGTCGGCGATTGCGGCGCGCCTGGGGGTTGCGCCGGCATCGGTGACGCAGATGCTGAAGAAGCTGGCGGAGATGAAGCCGCGGCTGGTGATCTACAAGCGCCACCACGGAGTCCAGCTGACGCCGCAGGGGGAGAAGGTGGCGCTGGAGGTGATCCGGCACCACCGGCTGGTGGAGCTTTTCCTGCAGGAGGCGCTGGGGATGAGTTGGGACGAGGTGGACCGGGAGGCGGAGCGCCTGGAGCATGTGGTGTCGGAGGCGCTGGCGGACCGGATGGCGGAGAAGCTGGGGCACCCGGAGTTCGACCCGCACGGGGATCCCATCCCGACGAAAGGCGGGACCATGCCGGCGGGGGAGGCGTTGATGAATCTGATCCAGATCCCGGTGGGGCAGGCGTGCATCGTCCGCCGCGTGTGCGACGACGACTCGGAGGTCCTCCGGTATGTGGCGAGCCTGGGGATCGTGCCGAAGGCGCGGATTGTCCTGACGGAGAAGGCGCCATTTGATGGGCCGATTTATGTCCAGGTGGATTTCAATGGCGCGGCGCAGGTGCATGCGCTGGGCCAGCGGGTTGCGAGCCAGGTGTTCGTTGCGCCGGTGGCGGAGGGGAGCGGGTAGCGCGGCCGTATCGCGCGGTGGGAGATCGGCGTGATGTCTACGCTGAGTGTGATCATGATTGTGAAGAACGAGGCTGCGATGCTGGGGGAGTGCCTTCGCGGCGTGGCGGACATCGCGGATGAGGTGGTGGTGGGGGATACAGGCTCGACGGACGATACGGCGGCTATCGCGAAGTCTTTCGGCGCGCGCGTGCACACCGTTCCCTGGGAAAACGACTTCGCGCGCGCGCGGAACCGGACCATCGAACTTGCCTGGGGCCGCTGGCTATTGCACCTGGACGCCGACGAGGTGGTCGATCCGGAGAACGCGGCGCGCATCCGCGAGATCGTCGACACGGACACGGAATCCGATGCCGTCGAGGTGACGCTGGCGAACTACTGCAACGACGTCCGGGCGTGGCGCTGGGTGGCGTCGCCGCCCGGCAGCCCGTACAGCCGTCACTTTTCAGGCTACCTACCGGTAGGGTTGCTGCGGCTTTTCCGCAACCGCCACGGGATCGAATACCGCGAGGCCGTGCACGAAAACATCACGGCGAGCGTGCGGGAACTGGGCGGGGTGATACGCTCCTCCTCCATCCTGATCCACCATTACGGCTACGAATGCGGGGAGGCGCGGCGGCTGGAGAAGGCGCATTTCTACTTGGATCTGGCGCGGCGCAAGGTGGCGGCGTCTCCCGAGGACGTCAAGTCCCTGCACGATCTGGCGGAGGCGGCGCTGGCGTGCGGTGAGACGGGCGAGGCGGAGCTGGCCTGCCGGCGCGCGCTCGGGGCCGACCCGGCGCACGTGGGCGCGGCCAC includes these proteins:
- a CDS encoding TIR domain-containing protein produces the protein MPIRRPKVFISYSWTTETHEEWVLQLAIALEENGINAILDKWDLKEGQDTFAFMERMVSDPDVQKVLLICDKGYAEKADRRSGGVGAEAQIITPELYGKTEQGKFVAVLAERDEEGNPYLPSYYKSRLYIDLSDEHYAGGFERLLRWAFDKPLHVRPDPGRAPAYITDDSPISLGTSSKLRAAMEAIRSEKALWRVITEDYLETLVKNLEILRIEGNPEPIDEAVINALEQFLPFRNEAIELFQTLARYTQDGNSSDLLHRFFESLVPYLQPPINCQQWNDGHLDVYRFIIQELFLYAVACLLKNEKFETTAHLLNTLYYVERPRNLGDENMLSFDIFWQEMRTLDHRKSRLQLNNRLSIRSDLLQQRSSGCGVSFQSLMQADFVLFMHRSVKAMDNADQHSCNMWYPD
- a CDS encoding SUMF1/EgtB/PvdO family nonheme iron enzyme; protein product: MKSSHPARSLTALLALLLLAAAPALAEDTPKPPAGMVHVPAGEFIMGSEVGDADESPRHIATTGEFFIDEYEVSNADFKQFDPEHSFREGRENFPAIVTWEQADAYAKSLGKRLPTEQEWEKTARGIDGRMFPWGDSYDPTFIQYDRNKGIGETIAKPKSPYGCYDMAGGAMEWTSSWYKPYPGNPIPSDKYGEQYKVLKGGTTFNDPAHMRCAHRFYLPVDDSSNYLTGFRCVKDVE
- a CDS encoding sigma-70 family RNA polymerase sigma factor — protein: MNVNDAELFDRWRQRRDADAFAEIVSRHADMVYGACLRVLGNASDAEDAAQECFVALMGCRPTVRGSLAPWLHTVARRRALDLLRSEGRRRRREVICVETSAADAEDARCDTADLLAWIDEAIDELPESLRTPVVERFLAGRTHREIAVEAGVSEATVRHRIGKGVEQIRKALSRRGASMCTAALIGILGTELSGAAPLALRVTLGKMAIATPGTANAVAWAGAGGLLIVKKTVAAAGIAAFLAIAALTALVGIKAPESPENRTETVGGGSVTGEPTPTELAPNAGAWLSNLVPADAGDEAAADAAEQERLERLLFPQLDDSPWTIEGRVTDARAMPVPEALVSAFPVGRSPLETTHTRADNQGYYKVGLHRDGLYRVSAHKGLMSPERRDEVRAGSTGVDFVLQEIGAVAGRVVDADTRRPVTNFRIGHLGFHARDPAEWLKFRSFHDDNGEFRLERVEAGEATIFARAEGYVPARAHVDDVPPGGTRRDVVIALEPGHALEGIVRDPDGARVDGAEVVADDGDYPIPGQNGPKAWTDSEGQFQFADLSDKSYTFYARHDRYASGIATANPAESDFVEIVLADGASVEGVVSLGGIPESDASISVAEESGLHHAARSDAEGYYRVHGLTPGTVRVQGGIGPVQNPTRRSRSVEIEVRAGEVAVADLDFPPATASLEGNIYGVDMEPAQASITVVVDTGDAQEQFHAPRQQGHYIFEKLPAGPATVLARWVMDHTLAKRDWIELEAGKENVHDVYLDTGYAVTCDVRGVNPEIEKVWLFAIPRDNYPVAAESGEPANAALARAAASHTIVGPGESVNLGGLAPGTYVIVACGQWLDVEGGPDKEPPVVQQEITLDGQTSQPTVSLVLEGG
- a CDS encoding metal-dependent transcriptional regulator, with the translated sequence MLSEAVEDYLKAIYTIADGETPVSTSAIAARLGVAPASVTQMLKKLAEMKPRLVIYKRHHGVQLTPQGEKVALEVIRHHRLVELFLQEALGMSWDEVDREAERLEHVVSEALADRMAEKLGHPEFDPHGDPIPTKGGTMPAGEALMNLIQIPVGQACIVRRVCDDDSEVLRYVASLGIVPKARIVLTEKAPFDGPIYVQVDFNGAAQVHALGQRVASQVFVAPVAEGSG
- a CDS encoding glycosyltransferase, coding for MSTLSVIMIVKNEAAMLGECLRGVADIADEVVVGDTGSTDDTAAIAKSFGARVHTVPWENDFARARNRTIELAWGRWLLHLDADEVVDPENAARIREIVDTDTESDAVEVTLANYCNDVRAWRWVASPPGSPYSRHFSGYLPVGLLRLFRNRHGIEYREAVHENITASVRELGGVIRSSSILIHHYGYECGEARRLEKAHFYLDLARRKVAASPEDVKSLHDLAEAALACGETGEAELACRRALGADPAHVGAATALANICLNRGDLDEARALLMSLERAGHTEPHIQTALGATALHRGALDEAERRLRDVCRAHPPAPVAALYLSRVLDYGGDGAGALTVLRDLSARMPALEEAGRRIRALEARQSGEEAYTRGEARAALRCFVAALQEDREDALAHNGAGVALHALGQCAQARDAFMRALQLAPTFSEARQNLEVC